Genomic segment of Dehalococcoidia bacterium:
GGTGGGGTATCTCTGGGCCGCCACCCACATGGTAGTCCGGTCGCGGTTCTGCCGGGAGTATGGGCCGTCGATATCCATCCTCTCGAAGCCGGTGTCATCGAGAAGCTGTACCAGTCTGACGTAGAAAGCTGCCGGGTACTCGAACGACAGGTGCGCGATGCCCTTATCGGGCAGGGAGTAAGTCTTGTATCCGGTAGGGATAGGCGGGCTGCAGGAGGCCAGGATGGATAAACCCGCCAGCGATAATAAGACCAGAGGCTTTAAAAAGCGTATGGATTTCGGCATATCTTTATTAACTCTATATGCTAAAGCCTCGCGCACAGCTAGTCAAATGCCTTGGCACCGAATTAAGTCCCAACTCTTCTGGACTCAAATGATACAATAAATCATGATGAATCTGCACAAATATGGCAATTCTCCATTCAAGATAGCTCTTATACACGGCGGGCCGGGCGCTCCCTGCGAAATGGCGCCGGTGGCCAGAGAACTGGCTGAGACGAGAGGCGTCCTGGAACCAATACAGACCGCCCTTACTATTGACGGAGAAGTAGAGGAACTCAGGCAGGCGCTCATGGAGAACGGCGCTCTCCCTGTCATACTGGTCGGCTACTCGTGGGGAGCCTGGCTCAGCTTCATGCTGGCAGAGAGGTATCCCTCGCTGGTGTCAAAATTGATTCTGGTAAGCAGCGGCCCTTTCACCCAGGAGTATGCTTTTGACACCGACCGCACGCGTTTCGAACGGTTGAACTCCGGTGAACGTGAAGAGATGCAGACACTCAAATCCGAGCTGGATAACCTAGCCTATAAAGGCGATAAAGATGCTTTAATGGCGAGGGTCGGCGAATTGTTCGGCCGAGTCGACTCTTTCGACCCGTTACCACACACGAGCGAAGCCGAATGCCGCTGGGACATCTTTTCAGCCGTCTGGCCGCAGGCTGCGGCACTAAGGCGCAGCGGAGCCCTGCTGGCGCTGGGCAAGGACATCAAATGCCCTGTGGTGGCTATACATGGCGACTACGACCCCCACCCCGAAGGCGGCGTCAGGATTCCCCTCTCCGGCGTTCTTAAGGACTTCAGGTTTATCCTGCTGGAAAAATGCGGGCATGTGCCCTGGTTCGAACGCCAGGCGAGAGACAGGTTTTACGCAATATTGGAGCAGGAATTGAGTTTAATGGGAGAGCCACGACCTGGTTGACAAACCGCTCCCCTTGTAAGATAATATGCCGTAAGAAGTAGGAAATCCTACATCTTACGGGAGGTGTTTATGACCAAGCGAGCGTCAGACGTGGTAATCCGTCCCAAGCGACAGGTTACGCTGCCCTCGGAGCTGTGCGACCGGCTGGGGATTGCCCCGGGCGATGTCCTCGAATTTTCAATCGAAGGTTCCGCTCTGATAGCCAGGCCGAGGAAGCTGGCGGCTCTAACCTCCCTGCGGGAAATCCAGCGGGCATTCAAGGCATCCGGCGTTTCCGAAGAAGACTTGCAGCAAGCAGGGAGACGCGTAAGGCAGCAAATAGCACGGGAGCGCTATGGCACTCGCGCCTGAAACACGCGTTTTCCTCGATACCAACGTTATCTTTTCCGGGCTTTATTCGCACGGTGGAGCGCCCGGTGTTATTATCGAAGCATTTGTTAAAGGCGAAATAAAGGCGGTTATATCGCAGCAGGTGCTTGAGGAACTGGTGCGCACCGTCAAGGAAAAACTCCCGGTGGTAATACCTGTCTTGAAGGCCATGCTTGTAAATTCACCGCCCGAAATAGTTCCCGACCCATCGGCGGCGGAAATCAAGACTTGGGCCAGTCTCTTGGAAGCGGGCGATGCGGCTATCCTGGCGGCGGTAATTTCATCGCGGGCAGACTACTTTGTCACGGGGGATAATCATTTTTTCGAGAACCGCGACGTTATCAAAAAAGCAGGAATCAGCATCCTCACTCCGGCGCAATTTATAGCCAGGATGGGCAAGCAGAAGTAATCACCTTCGGATATTGACACATCGGGCTTAATCCTTTACAGTTTTCCTTATGACAGTCAATTCTAAATGGTCGCTGGGTTTTGCCTCTCGCAGCGGGGATTTTATAGCCGTCATCCCTAAAGGCAGCCATCTGCCGGCGCGCCGCAGCGTGACCGTTACGACAGCAGTGGATGCGCAGCCGAATATGAAACTGTCGATATATATGGGAGAAAGCAGCAAGGCCGAAGACAATTATCCTCTTAGCAACATTCGCCTCGAATGTTTTGAAAAAGGCGCCGCCGGTGTCCCGCGCATAAAGCTCACTTTCTATGCTTACGAGCATAGCGTTTTTCGAATCGGCGTGTGTTATAAGGAAGGGGAGCCGGAGCAGGATATCAGCATCATCCCCGCCACCGGTCTTTCGGAAGAATATATGAACCGGATGCGTGAAATGGTTAACAAGATGACTTCTCAGGCTATATCGCAGGAAGTCGGCGGCCCCGACCTCGGCGTGGTAACGCTGTCTGTGGTTGTGTAGATAAGGGATATACTTCCGTTCTGTGCTATGTAGCCTGAGTGAGGAGTAACATAATTGAGTTGACCTCTTCCCCAACCCGTCTCTCCCCTTCGTAAGGGGAGATTAAGAGGGATTTGTGAGTTTGGATTCTATGAGAATCCCCCTTTTCCAAAGGGGGAAAATAAAACAGCCTCTCCCGTCAAGGGAGAGATATTATTATTGCCTCTGCCTGTGGCTTATTCCCCCCTCGTCCCCCGTCCCCTCTTCACATACGGTCTTTTCACCGGTCCGTTGGCGCGTATATCCGTGCGGTAGTCGGGCGCCATGATGGCAAACGGCGTGCTCATCTTGTGGTCGGCCAGGCGCGAGCTTATGCGGCCTTCCAGTTCCTCCAGAGCCCGGCTGGTGGTTATCACGGTGGGAAGCTGCGCGTTGTAGCGGTAGTTTATTACCTGGTACAGTTTTTCCTGCGCCCATTGTGTCGTACTCTGCTCACCGAAGTCGTCCAGCACCAGCAGCGGCGTGGTCTTGACGCGCTCGAACATCTGGTCGTAGGTCACCTTGCTTTCGGGTGAGAAGGTGGAGCGCAGGTGGTCCAGAAACTCCGGCACCACCACAAACATGGCCGGTTTTCTGGCCTGGTAGCGGAAGTTGACAATGGCCGCCGCCAGGTGCGTCTTGCCGCAGCCGGTGGCCCCCTGGAAAACGAGCCATCCCTCCGGTGACTTGGCGAATTCGAGCGCCAGGCGGTAGGCCCTCTCGAGGTTGTCCTGTTGCTCCTGCGGCAGGTTGACGCGTTTATAATCAAAGCTGGCGAAGGTCATGCTCTTTTGCAACTCAAGCCCCGGCCCCCAGTTATAGTCCGCTTCTCCTGTATCCTCTTCTAATGAGAAGATTTGACATAACTTTGCGTCACTCAGGCGGCTGCGCAGCCTTTCGTCCATCTCGGCCAGGGGTTTCTCGGTCGTGATAACGGTGGGAAGTTCATGGCTGAAACGGTGGTTCAAAAGCTGGTCGAGCTTCTCCTGCGCCCAGGGCGTACCGAACTGCATTCCCAGGTCGTCGAGGATTAAAAGCGGCGTGTTGCGTACCTGGTCGAAGAGGCGGTCGTAGGTCGTCTCGCTCTCGGGGTTGAAGGCGGCGCGCAGGTGGTCCAGCAGGTCGGCGGTGGTGATGAAAAAGACGGGTGCGTCGCGCCCGATGCGCTCGTTGGCGATGGCGGCCGTCAGATGTGTCTTGCCGCTGCCGGTAGGGCCGATGAAAACGAGCCATCCGGCCGGTTCGGCGGCGAATTTCCTGGCGGCATCGTATGCCGCGCTGAAGCGCTGCTGGCTGGCGCTGGCGCCGTTTCTGCCCTGCGGCGACAGCTTGTCGAAGGTGAGGTTTCTGAGCGCTCCCAGGTTGGAGTACTCCTCCAGCCGCAGGCGGCGCTTGCCTTCCTCGGCCTTTTTACCGCATTTGCACGGGACGGCGTTGCGGTAGTCCGTCGCGCCGTCTGGCAGCAAAGGATGCACGAAGCCGGCCCCTCTGCACAGAGGGCAGATATCGCCCTTTCCCGCCTTTGACCCCGTCTTAGCGCTGGATGAGGTGGCCGTAGGGGCCGCGGATGTATTTGTCGGGGTCTTCTTTTTGATTATCTCGCCGATGCGTTCCATCTTTCTTACCTTCGGTCGTCCAGCGCTCCAGTATGCGCGCAATATAGCGCCAGTTGCGTTTGTTGGCATCCACCGCTTCGCGGACTGCGTCCCGTATCCACTCTTCAGGGTACTGGGTCAGCGCGTCCTTGATTTCCTCGGCTATCATGGGCGTCAACATGCCGATGTTCTCTTCGTAGAGGCTGAAGACGTCCTTCTGCTCGGTGGGCGTGACGGCGGGCCTGACAGCCTCCATCTTCGGCAGCTTCAGTTCGCCGCTTTTAATACGCTCAACCGCCTCGCGGTCGCTGGCCGTGTTGAGGAAATAAAGGCTCTCCTGTTTGCCGTCGAGGGTGACCGCGAGCGATATAATAGCCCCTCGCTTGACGGCCGACTCCAGCGCCGTCTTAATATTTTCTTCTCCGCTCTTCCCCTCGTGCTGTAAACTGGCGGTGAGAGAGGGGTTGGACAGGAGTTCGCTGAGCGTGGCGAAGCGCGGCGTCCCTTTCTTGCCGTATATCGTCTGGAAGATATACAGCATGGTCTTAAGCTCGGGGTTGTCCATCCCCGGCATGAGCATGTTCATAAAGAGGTTTGGGATGGGGGTGAACTGCATGTTGGCCGGAAAGCCGCCGAAGGATTTCATAGCAGCTGCGGCTCCGCGTTGGAGAGGTTCTCGAACTTGGTGAGGGAGTTCTTGAAGCGCACCTTCACCTGGCCGATAGGCCCGTTCCTATGCTTGGCTACGATGATGTCGGCCATCTCTCGCGGGTACTCCTGGTCGGCGTGGTCGCGCGCCCATTCGTCTTCGGTCTTGTAGTACACTTCATCGCGGTAGATGAATATCACGATATCGGCATCCTGTTCGATGGAGCCCGATTCGCGCAGGTCGGATAGCTGCGGCAGGTGCGAGGTGCGGCCTTCCACGGCGCGCGATAGCTGAGAAACAGCGATGAGCGGCACATTGAGTTCCCTGGACAGCGCCTTGAGGGCGCGGGTGATGTTGGAAAGCTCCTGCACGCGGTTTTCCATGCGGCCTTCGCTCTGCAGGAGCTGCAGGTAGTCCAGTATGATGAGGTCGAGCGGGCGCTCATAATGCAGGCGGCGCGCTTTGCTGCGCATTTCCACCACCCGCAGCATGGGCGAATCGTCGATATAAATGGCGGCGGTTGACAGCTTGCCCTGCGCCTCCATGATGGCGCGTTCCTCTTCCTCCGTATTCAGCCCCAGCCGCATATGCTTGGAGTTGACCTCGGCTTCGCTGGCGAGCAGGCGTTGCACCAGCGACTCGCGCGACATCTCCAGGCTAAAGAGGGCCACGCAAGCCCCCTGCTCCAGTGCCGCGTTGCGCGCGATGTTCAAGGCGAGCGAAGTCTTGCCCATGCTGGGGCGCCCGGCCAGTATGATGAGGTCGGAACGCTGCAGCCCGCCCAGCAGCTCGTCCAGCCCGCGAAATCCGGAGTAGATGTGCGGCAGGCGCTGCAGCACGCCCGCTTCGGGCGGAGGGGGTACCTCGAAATACTTGTCTAGGATGTTCTTTATAGGC
This window contains:
- a CDS encoding alpha/beta hydrolase; protein product: MMNLHKYGNSPFKIALIHGGPGAPCEMAPVARELAETRGVLEPIQTALTIDGEVEELRQALMENGALPVILVGYSWGAWLSFMLAERYPSLVSKLILVSSGPFTQEYAFDTDRTRFERLNSGEREEMQTLKSELDNLAYKGDKDALMARVGELFGRVDSFDPLPHTSEAECRWDIFSAVWPQAAALRRSGALLALGKDIKCPVVAIHGDYDPHPEGGVRIPLSGVLKDFRFILLEKCGHVPWFERQARDRFYAILEQELSLMGEPRPG
- a CDS encoding AbrB/MazE/SpoVT family DNA-binding domain-containing protein, with the translated sequence MTKRASDVVIRPKRQVTLPSELCDRLGIAPGDVLEFSIEGSALIARPRKLAALTSLREIQRAFKASGVSEEDLQQAGRRVRQQIARERYGTRA
- a CDS encoding putative toxin-antitoxin system toxin component, PIN family, giving the protein MALAPETRVFLDTNVIFSGLYSHGGAPGVIIEAFVKGEIKAVISQQVLEELVRTVKEKLPVVIPVLKAMLVNSPPEIVPDPSAAEIKTWASLLEAGDAAILAAVISSRADYFVTGDNHFFENRDVIKKAGISILTPAQFIARMGKQK
- a CDS encoding AAA family ATPase, translated to MERIGEIIKKKTPTNTSAAPTATSSSAKTGSKAGKGDICPLCRGAGFVHPLLPDGATDYRNAVPCKCGKKAEEGKRRLRLEEYSNLGALRNLTFDKLSPQGRNGASASQQRFSAAYDAARKFAAEPAGWLVFIGPTGSGKTHLTAAIANERIGRDAPVFFITTADLLDHLRAAFNPESETTYDRLFDQVRNTPLLILDDLGMQFGTPWAQEKLDQLLNHRFSHELPTVITTEKPLAEMDERLRSRLSDAKLCQIFSLEEDTGEADYNWGPGLELQKSMTFASFDYKRVNLPQEQQDNLERAYRLALEFAKSPEGWLVFQGATGCGKTHLAAAIVNFRYQARKPAMFVVVPEFLDHLRSTFSPESKVTYDQMFERVKTTPLLVLDDFGEQSTTQWAQEKLYQVINYRYNAQLPTVITTSRALEELEGRISSRLADHKMSTPFAIMAPDYRTDIRANGPVKRPYVKRGRGTRGE
- a CDS encoding DnaD domain protein; the protein is MKSFGGFPANMQFTPIPNLFMNMLMPGMDNPELKTMLYIFQTIYGKKGTPRFATLSELLSNPSLTASLQHEGKSGEENIKTALESAVKRGAIISLAVTLDGKQESLYFLNTASDREAVERIKSGELKLPKMEAVRPAVTPTEQKDVFSLYEENIGMLTPMIAEEIKDALTQYPEEWIRDAVREAVDANKRNWRYIARILERWTTEGKKDGTHRRDNQKEDPDKYIRGPYGHLIQR
- the dnaB gene encoding replicative DNA helicase produces the protein MANDRLPPHDIDAEEAVNGSLLIDGKSVYQVAVLLRPEDFNSEANRWIYQAALSLYHRDEAIDQITIAQELERLGQLDKVGGAAYLNHLISIVPTSLDIEHYAQIVYRLSIMRQLISAADRISVMGYDADPDIASTLNRAEDVLFRLRTERGQLDFVPIKNILDKYFEVPPPPEAGVLQRLPHIYSGFRGLDELLGGLQRSDLIILAGRPSMGKTSLALNIARNAALEQGACVALFSLEMSRESLVQRLLASEAEVNSKHMRLGLNTEEEERAIMEAQGKLSTAAIYIDDSPMLRVVEMRSKARRLHYERPLDLIILDYLQLLQSEGRMENRVQELSNITRALKALSRELNVPLIAVSQLSRAVEGRTSHLPQLSDLRESGSIEQDADIVIFIYRDEVYYKTEDEWARDHADQEYPREMADIIVAKHRNGPIGQVKVRFKNSLTKFENLSNAEPQLL